The genomic region AACGCATGATAAGAGGATTGTGGAGGAGTACGTAAATGACCCACTCGTATTTAAGAAGCCGACGGTCAGAATACTGTATGAGCTTGTTAGGGCGTCGAGGAGTGTTTGGAAGTATATCGATAACATATCGGTGCCCATAATGATGATGCATGGTGGTGAGGACAAGATAGTGCCTCCAAGGGCCACTCAGGAAGTGTTCAGTAGGTTGAGGGTCGGTGATAAGGCTATGAAGGTCTATGATGGCATGTACCATGAAATACTAAATGAGTTAAATAAAAATGTGGTTTATGAGGACGTGCTAAGTTGGTTGAAGGCCCATACCTAGTTCGCCGCAGTTCCTGTACGCGTCAATTACCGCCTTTAAATCACGTAGCGCCACTTCAGGTGGCATTGGGACATCAGTGTTATTGATTACTGACTGTATGAAGAGCTCAATCTCCCTTTCAACCGCGTTTATCCTCTCAACGTTTATCCTTTCCTGCCTTCCATCAATATTAATTATTAAGTCACCGTATGGTTTACCAGGTACACGACTACCTGGGTCCTCCATTATGAATCCATGCTCGCCATAGATCTCAAAGGCCGATGCCCTATCACCACCAGGCGCTGACCAGGAATAAAGCAGGATACCCACGGCGCCATTTCTAAACCTAAATATTGATACACTGATGTCCTCACCCTCGAGCCCGGCAAAGCCGCGTGTGCACACAGATTTTACCTCAATATAGTCGCCACCGAGATTAAGTAACGTATCTACATAGTGAATACCACCATCAATAAGCGCACCACCACCCATCAACTCCCTAACCCTCCTCCAACCACCCGGCGAATTATACTGAAGCTTCCTAACAATAATCATTGAGACCCTACCCAATTGACTCATTAATTCCCTTGCCCTCCACACTGATGGGTCGAAGTAGTGGTTCTCTAGGACCATGAATTTCCTACCACTTGACTTAGCAACATTTATTATGCTCATAGCCTCCTCAATAGTCCTTGCTATTGGTTTCTCAAGCATAACATGCTTACCTGCCTCAAGCGCGGCTATGCT from Vulcanisaeta distributa DSM 14429 harbors:
- a CDS encoding Gfo/Idh/MocA family protein; the protein is MVLKIAVVGCRGFGKVHLNALSKLRDRYGLEVYVFSRTEEFARDCHREYDASGYFTRYSDVLRSDVDIVDLVVSHDAHMPMSIAALEAGKHVMLEKPIARTIEEAMSIINVAKSSGRKFMVLENHYFDPSVWRARELMSQLGRVSMIIVRKLQYNSPGGWRRVRELMGGGALIDGGIHYVDTLLNLGGDYIEVKSVCTRGFAGLEGEDISVSIFRFRNGAVGILLYSWSAPGGDRASAFEIYGEHGFIMEDPGSRVPGKPYGDLIINIDGRQERINVERINAVEREIELFIQSVINNTDVPMPPEVALRDLKAVIDAYRNCGELGMGLQPT